The genomic DNA tttctagttggaccatgaaattgtcctgcaagacatttaggaactggcgagccacTCCTTGAGATAAACTCTGTTAGCACACCTGATACCTACTCATCGTTGTGCATCCTGTGAGTGTGCCTGGTTGGGTTGGGTTGTCTTGGTTGGGTTGTCTTCACGCCAGGCTTGTTCGCATTATTGAACCTTCTGCAACTGGACTCAGTTACTTAATGCTGCTGCACCACTTTGCACCTACCCACAGGCACCACACTAATACTACCTGGatggtgacaaaaaaaaattattgtcttGGGAAGAATACAGTGATGGCTGAGATGTGTAAGGAGTCACTGAGGTGTGGGGAGATTGgtggcagaggtatgcaggggtACAGGGGTATGCTTTGAGGTATGGTGGTGGCAGAGGCATGTTAGGGAGTACAGGGGTATGCAGGGGGAGAGATTATTGGCAGAGATAGAGAGTGGATGTGCACTGGTGGCAGGGGGAAAATGGGTAGCATAGGAGTGCTGGGGAGTGCAGTTGTAGCAGAGGTGTGCAAAGGGGGGCTGCAGGAGTGTGTGAGGGGGTACATTGTGCACAAGTGTTTGTGGGGTGGGGGTCAGTGGTGGCAGTGGTGCGTTAAAGAGTATAGAGGTATGCAGGGGGTGAGGTGCATGAATGATAGATGTCTATAGCTGGGGTACAGCTGTGCCAGAGGTATGTCAGGGGTGCAAAGGTGTgcaaagggggtacagtggtgacagAGTTGTGCGAAGGGACACAATGATGACAGAGGTGTGTGGGAGTGTAGATGTAGCAGAGGTTTGCTcaaggggtacagagatgtgtgAGATGGCTACAGTGATGGCAGAGGTGTGCAGGGGGAGAACAGTTGTGGGAGAGGAgtactgggggggtgcagaggtgtttCCGAGGGCATAATAATGAAAAGATTTTTTCATATGGGGGAGGGAAAAAGTGTTGGCAGAGGTGTGCACAAACATCCGTGGTGGAAGAGGTGTGCAAAGGGTACATTTATGTTagaggtgtgtgtggtgggttcTGTGGTGGCAAAGGTATACAAAGGAGTACAATGGTGGCAAACGTGTGCGGAGAACTCAGTGGTGGAAAAGGTGTGCAAAGGAGTACAGTGGgggcagaggtatgcagggggagTCCAGTTGTGGTAGAGGTGTgctgggggaggggagcagagtTGTATGAGTGAAAAAGGGTGAAAAAATGGTGGCAGAGGTGTACAAGGAGTTTAGTGGTGGAAGAGGTGTGTGAAAGGATACAGTGGTGGCAGAGATGTGTCAAGGGGTACAGTTGTGACAGAGGTGTGCAAAGGGTACATTTAAGGTGTGCAGAGAGTGCCATAGTGGCAGAGGTGTGCGAAGAGGTACGGTGGTGGCAGAGGCATGTATGTAATGCAAGGATGGAAGAGGTGTGCAAGAAGTGCAGTAGTGGAAGATGTGTTTtaaggggtacagtggtgaaagagGTGTTCAAAAGGCATAGAGTGGTGGAAGAGGTGTGCAAAGGTGTACAGTGGCAATGAAGGTGTACAAAAGGGTACAGCAGTGGCAGAGATGTGAAGGGGTAGAGTGGTGGCAATGCTGTGCAGGGAGTGCAGTGGTGGAAGAGGTGTGCAAAGGTGTACAGTAGTGTCAGAGGTGTTCGGGGGTAAAGAAGGGGTAGAGTTGTGCAGGGAGTTCAGTGGTGGCCAGGTATGCAAAAGGGTACAGTGGTGGCAGAGGTGTATGAAGGGGTATAGTGGTGGCAGAGGTGTCCAGGGactgcagaggtggaaggggtgtgCAGAGAGTTCAGTGGTGGAAGAGGTGTGCGGGGAGTTCAGTGGTGGAAGAGGTGTGCGGGGAGTGCAGTGGTGGAAGAGGTGTGCAGGGGGCGCAGTGGTGAAAGAGGTGTGTGGGGAGTGCAGTGGTGGAAGAGGAGCGTGATGGTGGTACAAAGGTGTgcaaaggggtacagtggtggcagagGTGTGCAGGAAGTGCAATGGGGTAAGAGGTGTGCAGTGAGTGCAGTGGTAGACAAGGTGTGTGAATTGGTGTGTGAATTGGTACAGTGGTGGTAGAAGTGTGCAACAGGGGTAATGTGTTAATAAAGGTGTGCTTTGGGTGCAATGATGAAAGAGGTTTGCAGGGGAAACAGTGGTGAAAGAGGTGTTCAGGGATGCTGGTAATGCAATGGTGGAAAAAGGGTGCAGAAACAGTGATGAAAGGAAGATACGGGGgcttctgacctctgcactttgtatgCTGGGAGTTAAGCAGTCAGGAATGTGCAATCTATAGCACAGCATACAGACTGTAGCATAGTGAAGCACAAATTGAAGTTGCACTCTGTAGTATCAAACCATAACGATTATTCAAAAACTGAGCTTCTAGGAACAGTCCCCGCCCTACACCCCATTGATGTGTTTCACCGGGATTGGGCTTAAAATTGCATGCTGGATGCCCTGCAAAAAAGGTGTCCCtggaaaatgttttaaaatgttggcaactatgagaatTGCTTGAAAGAAGAAGAACAAGCATACCCCCCAAAGACACAAAATTATGAGGGTTGCAAGGATACCAAGTACAATTTTTTGTGTGAAGTTTGGCTTTAATACCTCATGATTTTGTACATTTTAGGGAGTATATTGAAGAATGTATTTAGGATGCATACTAACCCATcttcttaaagctgaactatactcaccttggctCCAGCAATGCAATGTCATCTTTGAGCGGCCGGCTTCTCGGTATCAAGCACCGACTGCTTTCATGGCCATGTCAATATGATGTCACTCTCCCAAATGCATGGGAGCTCAGTTGGCTTCGACATTGACAAATTTATAAAGCGACCTGTGCGTTcaataaaaatcctgcctgtttgcCTATTTTATAGTTtacataaagttccactttaattaataATTTAACAATATTATAATTTCACTTTTATGTTTGATCATTAAGGATATGTAAAAGATGCCTTACACCACTAGGAGAGTAAGCACCTGCATCCACCAGTTCTAGTAATGGCCCATGAGCTTGCTTTACCATTCCCCTTGTTTGATGGACACAGCCTGCCTAAAGGCATACCTGTAAACTGTACTAGTTTCTGCAGGACTTGTCTTGGGATTTGAACTTTATTCCGGGGTTCCCCAGACCCATTCCATATCCCATATCTTAGCAACGGGTAACAGCATCTGGTACCTATAAAAGACCAGACCTTTCAGGTACGTCAGTGGCATCTCTCTCAAATATGGCATGAAAGCTTGAAAACCCCAATCCCAGAGTGGCCAGTCTGTAGCGAAGTTCTGTGCACATGGTTCAGCTTTTTGAATGTTCATGATTAGTGTTGCTGGAGAGTGGCTGACAGATTAGCATGCATGCAATTCAAGCTACCAAACATACATTGGGAATAATGAGAATCAGGGAGGCAGGGTGCCTTAACTGCAAGCTGTGTCACTTGAATGAAGGAGTCAAGCAGGTGTTTTCTTAGTGTAACTTTGCACCAACCACAGCAGCCCAGCAGTTTGACAACTTTTGAAGTGTGCAGGGCGCTTTGGCACACTCACTATAGTGAGGTAGATGATGGATCTCCAACTTGTGCATGCATAACAATAGGCCTCACATAGACCATATAGATGCATAAAGCATCATGTCTGTGCAGTTTCTAAATTAGGTGCTGTGGTTCATTTGCAAGCATGATGCCTGAGGCAAGATAGCAGTGCTAAAGAGTAGCTTGGATCAGTTTTATaattattaactttttttattaaagtatggtattactaaacccacaagggtaacatctgtctgtatatgcagcatagcatgcttgttatactcactgtggaacacaaggggttaatcctctgcattgtgtaaaattgCTGTtttcttgtatgcacagatccttcccttcttgcattgtctatcttgggaaggccagctaacacacaggcagtagccaacctgcacatgtgtcttttatgctggtaatatttacttgttctcagagctagccaggtcacttGATATTGGCattacacatgtgggcgtgtatacaggctgcagtggaaatctccacctacctgaactctcagcacttgatacactgtgcagtttatcactgactgtggtatacagatcagacaaaaaggtatatagtggcaatattttaatgtagaaAGAAGATTAATAAGCTGtggccactgtggggggggggggtgaactattttcattttactgggtttagtaacactttaaatcatgCTTCGATTTGTGAATAATCTGTGGTGGATTATTACCTGTGAGTAGAAAGAAGTAATACTTGTCAGTGAATGCCTTTTACTGGTCAGACATCCTATATCCAATTAGCCTCCATTGTTGAGGCCCAGACTATACTTGGAGGTGGAGCATCAATCACATCGGATAAAAGGAAGATTCTAACCAGGGTCCACTGGCTGACGACTTCTGAACGATTACTGGCTTCTGACAGTAAAGGACCACTCTGCACACACATGAAAACATGCAAGACAAAGGACTTCCATAAACCAGAGACTTAAGGAAAAAAGTATTCTCAGTTCTCATACTCTCCAGCTCAGGAGCAGACAAACAGGGTTTAATTATTACATGTGGGGTTTTGACTATACATTGCATTTCAGTTTTTACTAACGCTGTGGaattatattatttccaaattaTGGTAAATCACTTGAAAGACCTTCAATAAAATAATTGTCCTAAAGGCTATGTTCCCATATATTTTAGATATGGCTGTTCTCCCATAAAAATGTTAACTTCTTCTAGTTTTTTGAATTAAGGTGGCTAATTCTATAATATTGGTGGTGTCTGGATTTGAAGCCATAACTTGATCAATCTCTGCATTTGTATAAACACCACATAATAAAGCATATATTTCTTTTCTTTGATTCAAATGAGTGTCTGTCAACAGCCTATGATTATCCTTTAGCACTGAAGAAGAGCAGTCATTTCCAGTATAATGGCAATGGTTCCAGGATGGTTTCATTATGGCTAGATGCTGTCGCTGAGTCATGTGATCATTTGGTTCCTTATAAATATCATTCACACTTTCAGGGTACAAAGAAGTGTCTATTCTCTGACAACGTGTATGTTTACTGCTATTTTTCAAATGTCCACTATGTTCATGTAAACAAAGCAATTGTCTTCTTCCCCGATGGTCACAGTAACCAGTTTGTGTATGGATGTGTTGAGGAAGAGTCTCAGACAAAAAGTTACATGGAAGGTAATGTTGTTTAATGCAAGTGCAGTCCATGCTATGTATGTGAGGAATGAGGAAGAAGTCTGTATTAATGGAATTACAGCTACAGCAGTGATTTAGATCTGTCATTCTGTATTGCTTCTGTTCACCGTCTCCCTGTGGATGAGTCCATTTGCACATATGCACTGTTGAAAATTTATGTTCAGCAATACTCGTTTCCCTATGAGGAATTGGATTTTGTTGTTCTAAGCTGTTTAAGGTTGATCCTTGATGGCAACTGTTCCCAGCCCAATTGCCCATATCAGAGTACCCCAGCTGCCTTTCCTTTGGTATCTGCTTCATCTTTAAACTTGGAGATGTTTCTTTGGTACTCACAAATTGTTCTGGCCAATTGTGGCAACATGGAAGGGAGAAAATCGGGTTGAGCCTTGCATGAGTTTTTGTCAGCAACTCCTTACAATGTTCAGACTCTATGAAGGCATGCTTTGTTTTGGCCCTTAGTTCGTCTGCAACTGATAGCTGCTGCCGATTTAGTCTTTCTGGATGGGAAAATTTACACTTGATGCCATAAGTGCATTTTTGTCCTGAATGGAAAAGAACAAATCATTTTAGGAATATTATAGGAATACAGTTTCAAAAACGGTGTGTAACCAAAGGCAATTAATAGCTAAGCAGTTGAATACATAAAGCCCTACAGACATAATATTTTCTTGTAAAACTATTTATTTTTGAATAGAAATGGTGGGTTGTCCACCTGTTCATTAACAGATAAGTAAACTTAACCTAGAGTAGGGATTGACATGAAAAATTGTCGAACTTGATTTCTCTGCAAAGTTGATTTTACATTTGTTGAAATTTTAGCAAAAagtgcccttaaccacttcaaccccggaccatttggcagctcaatgaccagaggactttttacaatttggcactgcgctactttaaaggGTAATTGCGCGGTTTTCggtgtcccgtacgcggctaagctcccaaaaaatctcaaacatatggtatccccatactcaatagaagcaacagaatgtattttggggtgtaatttcacatatgcccatggcatgtttgagcaatatatcatttagtgacaactttgtgcaaaaaaaaaaaaaaaaaagtatttttctcgcaacttgtgtcaaaatataaaatattccatggactcgacatgcctctcagcaaatagcttggggtgtctactttccaaaatggggtcatttgggagcattttgaactgtcctggcattttatgcacaacatttggaagcttatgtcacacattacccactcttctaaccactcttctaagacaaagccctttctgacactttgtttacatgaaaaaatgatttttttttttgcaagaaaattactttgaactcccaaacattataaatgtttttaaagcataggccttacagattaaaatggtgagtgtttcatttttttttttcacacagtatttgtgcagcgatttttcaaacacatttttagggggaaaaacacactttttttcattttaattgcactaaaacacactatattgcccaaatatttgatgaaataaaaaagatgatcttaggccgagtacatggataccaaacacgacatgctttaaaattgcacacaaacgtgcaacggcgacaaactacatacatttttaaaagcctttaaaagcctttacaggttaccactttagatttacagagaaggtctactgctaaaattactgccctcgatctgaccttcccggtgatacctcacatgcatggtgcaattgctgtttacatttgatgccagacgctggaatgtaaatatcccctatgatagcaataggtagtgacaggtactcttttttgaaaaattggggtctattagacactagatctcttctctgccctcaaagcatttgaccacaccaagatcattgtgataaaatgctttcccaatttcccaatggcgctgtttacatccggcgaagtcatgaaatgcacatagcttctggtttcttaggccatagagatgtttgattccattctggtctctgattagctctatggtcagctggcagaaccaccagcttcattctcaggttccctgttgggacaggagagccagagaaaaccatggaagacaatgGGTgggggcttgtaaaagcagtctagaggctaattagctactaggattgcttttacatgaaagctgaccgctggctgaaaagaatgataccaagatgatacctaaacccgcaggcatcattctggtataacctcccttcatccacccacttctaatgatgggcatacatgcaccattttgtttttaactgtggtggtgaaagcacctcctacagcactggagtcacagctttatgtatcgtgggagcaacaCGTACACCCGCAGATAAATCATCATCATCCAGATGATGTCTGCACTGCATTTTTGCGGTGAGGTTTTGTAGCGCGTACCAGCAATTACTTCTGGTATTCGGGGACACTCTGTGCCTTGCGCACCCTCGCTTTGCGTCCGCGTCATCGCGGCATGACATCACACGCCGTGTTTTGGTGCCAACGAGGGGGATATTTAAACCCGCCATGGCGGTGGCCATGCTGGGAGTCCCCGGGAGCTCTTGAGACAAAGGTGATGCTTTAACAGGTACATTTTCTGAATTGATGGACCATTAATCCCTTTCATGTCCCTTTGATACCCAGTTACCAGCCTAtttatgtttcttttcttttaCCCCTTTTTTCATTGATAGGCTTAGTTTTGCTGCCTTATCACCTGGTCATCGGCTGTGCTTAACATCCATTTCTCTTCCCTGTGTACCTCCACCGCCTCTTGGTTCTCAGTGACCTTTGGTTGGTGGTGGGTTTTCATAATGGGAGACACCAGTATTATGAAACAATTTCTAAATAAGTGAAATTCACATATGCCAGCATCAATTTAAGGATCATTATCTGCTTTGTCCATTTGAGCTCCTAGTATATATACTTGTGCAATACTTTTGTTGTAGGTGAGTACAGTTCATGTTTATTTGGGACCTGTTTTGAACATGTGCTCCTCTCCTGAAACCCTATAGATATTTAATACACGTTACGTGTTCCAGGCAGTATTATGAGTTTTTAAACACTagctacatccctccctacgggtgatccgGCTACGTTTGGACAGGAGTGTGGTCTAGGAGTGCCCACCTGCCTGGGAGTACCATCAAGGTACGGGAGATTcttcaatattttgggggggtggttgggtggggtttgggttttttttatctCTTACATTCATGTATATGTGTAtaatatgtaaaaacaaaaatgccatatattaatattatttttcttttctctttctataCACCTAAAGCTGAGAAAAATGTGTATGTTTTTATAGTTACTAAATAAAGCGTCCCCCTTTTCCTGATAAAGCCATaccggcgaaacatgttgaaatttgtggacgcATCAGCTCTTTGTATGTGATTACAGTTTGTTTCGCTGTCAATAATAGGCAGATGTGTATATAACTATgactgtgttatatactgtattCTCTACTTTTTGTCAAATTTTTGTAATAAACTAAATAATTTTTTAGACTTTGGTATACACAAATTCTTTTTTGTTCCTTTACACACAAcgtacctttaaagtcccctatCCCTTATTTGCTGTCTCTTATATATCTCAGGGATGTTGGTACCATATTATGATTAAGCTCTTTTGGAGCTGAACTTTACCCATATCTTTGCttctatcgtgggagcaaacgctgttgctctcaagataaataaatcagtgctgcagctgaatgtccTAAAAAATtaatgctgaagcatgggggcatccaccccaaaagttaggagcaaatcgctcctccacccctgctgcccccatgcttcagcatatatgctctttttttaactgtggcggtgaaatcacctcctacagcgctggagtcacggctttatgtatcgtggaagcaaactctgttgctgccaagataaataaatccgtgctgcaactgaatggcgtacctgctaagcaaattatggttaacaataaaacaaagtaacattacagtataacagtaagacataccatatctgcaaagcaaatataaaaaaatagtaaaaaataaaacattttttaacgcaatctgtgcctaaaatatatatatggcgaagcatgggggcatcctccccaaaagttaggagcaaatcgttcctccacccctgctgcccccatgcttcaaaaataaaaagaaaaactgcgctgcagagcaaaaaaggtcaaaggtaaaagctgcacacaaaatacatcaatatctgtgtataccatgaaaaataaaaaataaataaagtgcgctaattatatgaaaatacacacatagatgtgaatacatgtgggtggtagtaaaaaccccaatctactgagagcaagtaaatgacccCATGactggtagaaatatataagtgcaaaacataaaaactcaaagaagaaacaaaaaatgtgtacatgtgaagtacaatgatattaatagcgtgaaaatctgaaaatcaaacaaactcagtccatgggttcaaacataaaaagttcatcagtgaaaaaaagcttccatccactatacagctcagcagcaactaatccccctatgagtggattgacaaaggagagagatgtgcaggatggtgcaaatccactgacggtgactccaataagtgagaaagtgataaaggtggactcttaccctccgtgttggaccccctccttggcagggtctatcaggcatgcagatttttgccctctgcagggaccgtgtaatgcagagggcaaaaatctgcaccacccacatgtattcacatctatgtgtgtattttcatataatttgcccccatgcttcggcatatatgctcttttttttttactgtggtggtgaaatcaccttctacagcgctggagtcatggctttatctatcgttggagcaaacgctgttgctatcaagataaataaatccacgctgcagctgaatggcgtacctgctaagcaaatgatggttaacaataaaacaaacattacagtataacataccacacctgcaaagcaaatacaataaaacatagtaaaaataaaaccaagagagaacaatagatatagaacaatagtgagggaacagtagagtggaaagtagagagtgaatataagagagagaacaatagagagagagaagaaaaatacaaccacaactttttttggcttttttatttttttgtgtttttgtgtgtatgtgtttttttttttttatcacctttttcacttttataaaaactgtaaaaaaaactataacctgaacattgcagattagggtctctcaaaatgtgatggccatcacatctttcgagaccccgagaccctgtgtacgtgtgcctatgactgtgtggtgctgtaccctacgctgatactcaactagtgtgtgatagcctTTGAAagagtcaccaatgcaaagaccaggttggccaggacaggagggacaataaaagcgcgtatcacgcctaaatccgtgctttctacaaacacaacatcttctttggggtgttctttgggtaggggtaccagagaggacatgcggaaaatggctctcatgcagccg from Aquarana catesbeiana isolate 2022-GZ linkage group LG04, ASM4218655v1, whole genome shotgun sequence includes the following:
- the ZC3H12D gene encoding probable ribonuclease ZC3H12D, with the protein product MDAQDRKLVWFQKLGYAEEDIKKALEKLGEKALDNDVLQELIFTGNRAQADRDAALPKTFMPRLVARGCINTEDTEQRNHTEDSNQTSNNLRAIVIDGSNVAMSHGFRTVFSCRGIDIAVDWFRKRGHDYIKVFVPSWRKEQPRIDSPISDKHILDDLEKKMILVYTPSRNINGKRIVCYDDRYIVKLAFEKDAIIVSNDNYRDLQCENVDWKRFIEKRLLMYSFVNDKFMPPDDPLGRHGPTLSNFLRKTHAPFDPERQPCPYGQKCTYGIKCKFSHPERLNRQQLSVADELRAKTKHAFIESEHCKELLTKTHARLNPIFSLPCCHNWPEQFVSTKETSPSLKMKQIPKERQLGYSDMGNWAGNSCHQGSTLNSLEQQNPIPHRETSIAEHKFSTVHMCKWTHPQGDGEQKQYRMTDLNHCCSCNSINTDFFLIPHIHSMDCTCIKQHYLPCNFLSETLPQHIHTQTGYCDHRGRRQLLCLHEHSGHLKNSSKHTRCQRIDTSLYPESVNDIYKEPNDHMTQRQHLAIMKPSWNHCHYTGNDCSSSVLKDNHRLLTDTHLNQRKEIYALLCGVYTNAEIDQVMASNPDTTNIIELATLIQKTRRS